The following coding sequences are from one Rhipicephalus microplus isolate Deutch F79 chromosome 3, USDA_Rmic, whole genome shotgun sequence window:
- the LOC142802880 gene encoding sodium-dependent high-affinity dicarboxylate transporter 2-like, whose protein sequence is MMWHWTLITFPSCVLSSALGLLYVYVFMFKQYEYVLDPSLQPRMLRLTARHLRKTPNIRHKELLYMVFLTSYSCLYLLARIAGTDDNMVVVTSAVTLENRQREMEIDATDCWSRFPWHVVLVIGAVQVLSKIIDANNTLTKTLRPSSWMQQSPLTVQIVLAVVAALLSEAMNNESLSRMLLPLTIHAAVSTRMHPIYYAIPVVVAASSNLIMPITLPLVILHEVAEVPLRHLVLAGLVMKTALLSTLIISMNTTAQYIFYISPAVRALNSTSLASRNEAPHY, encoded by the exons ATGATGTGGCACTGGACCCTGATCACGTTCCCAAGCTGCGTGCTGTCGTCAGCGCTAGGCCTGCTATACGTCTACGTCTTCATGTTCAAGCAGTA TGAATACGTGCTGGATCCCTCGCTGCAGCCCCGAATGCTCCGGTTGACGGCGAGGCACCTCAGGAAAACACCAAACATCAG GCACAAGGAACTCCTCTACATGGTTTTTCTAACAAGCTACAGCTGCCTGTACCTTCTGGCTCGCATTGCAGGTACTGATGACAA CATGGTGGTTGTGACGTCAGCTGTGACATTGGAGAATCGCCAGAGGGAAATGGAAATAGATGCCACCGACTGCTGGAGCCGATTTCCGTGGCACGTGGTTCTGGTGATTGGAGCCGTGCAGGTCTTGAGCAAAATCATTGAT GCCAACAACACGCTGACGAAGACCTTGCGCCCGTCTTCCTGGATGCAGCAATCTCCGCTCACGGTGCAAATCGTTCTCGCCGTGGTGGCTGCGCTGCTCTCGGAGGCCATGAACAACGAATCACTCAGTCGCATGCTGCTACCACTCACCATTCATGCG GCTGTGAGTACGCGCATGCATCCCATCTACTACGCGATACCTGTGGTCGTGGCAGCGTCGTCCAACCTGATCATGCCCATCACGCTTCCCCTGGTGATTCTTCACGAGGTCGCCGAAGTGCCCTTGCGACACCTG GTGCTCGCAGGCTTGGTCATGAAGACGGCTCTGCTATCCACGCTGATCATCTCAATGAACACGACCGCCCAGTATATCTTCTACATATCGCCAGCGGTCAGGGCACTCAACAGCACCAGCCTAGCCTCGCGCAATGAGGCGCCTCATTACTGA